A genomic stretch from Schistosoma haematobium chromosome 2, whole genome shotgun sequence includes:
- a CDS encoding hypothetical protein (EggNog:ENOG410V7ET~COG:T), producing the protein MEEFQGALNSFQKDWLQLQEKHSSLVMSLYKLKEEETSCVRSVKHCRNYMKLLKHEIASLQKNATGDEITILEKAKIDILKKEYVLRDIEDVLPRTPGLYLRIVLGALNISFANKEDKFRYKNDYERFKIIISGICAFLAFLLYFYVQNRIVDTIFHFLLVWYYCTLTIRERILIANGSRIKGWWNISHFMSTAYSGIMLIWPRSRSYDEFRDQFMLFCLYLNLVHFIQFQYQISCLYKLRTLGCRHPMDITVDGFMSWMFRRITFVLPFLFVVYGFELYMAYNLYVISQQSYCHEWQVPAVSIIYFILAMGSIVTVLQVIRQKICAPPPIVLHDHLTKKYSFAVPNENFKAYDEFGDNDDTTTEKVIT; encoded by the exons ATGGAAGAATTTCAGGGTGCATTAAATAGCTTCCAAAAGGACTGGTTACAGTTGcaa GAAAAGCACTCATCACTGGTTATGTCACTGTACAAACTCAAGGAGGAAGAGACAAGTTGCGTCCGTAGTGTTAAACATTGTAGAAACTATATGAAACTTTTGAAGCATGAAATTGCAAG TCTTCAAAAGAATGCTACGGGTGATGAGATTACCATACTTGAAAAAGCCAAAATCGATATTCTTAAGAAAGAGTATGTTTTACGGGATATTGAAGATGTTTTACCTCGCACACCAGG CTTGTATTTGCGTATCGTACTTGGAGCTCTTAATATATCGTTTGCTAACAAGGAGGACAA ATTCAGATACAAGAATGATTACGAACGGTTTAAAATCATTATTTCGGGAATATGTGCATTTTTGGCGTTTCTGCTATACTTTTACGTTCAGAATAG AATTGTGGATACTATTTTTCATTTTCTATTGGTATGGTACTATTGCACACTAACTATTCGCGAACGCATTCTTATTGCCAATGGGTCACGCATTAAAGGGTGGTGGAATATATCTCATTTTATGTCAACAGCCTATTCTGGTATTATGCTTATCTG GCCTAGATCTCGTTCGTATGACGAATTTCGTGATCAGTTCATGCTTTTTTGCTTATACCTAA atCTTGTTCATTTTATACAATTTCAATATCAAATAAGTTGCCTATATAAACTTCGTACTTTGGGTTGTCGACATCCAATGGATATAACTGTTG ATGGTTTCATGTCATGGATGTTTCGTCGAATTACGTTCGTCCTACCTTTCCTATTTGTAGTATACGGTTTTGAACTATACATGGCTTATAATCTTTACGTCATATCCCAACAGAGCTATTGTCACGAATGGCAG GTACCTGCTgtatcaatcatttatttcatactAGCAATGGGCAGTATTGTGACAGTTTTACAAGTGATACGTCAAAAGATTTGTGCACCACCGCCTATTGTACTTCATGATCATTTAACGAAAAAGTATAGTTTTGCTGTACCAAATGAAAACTTTAAGGCTTATGACGAATTCGGTGATAATGATGATACAACAACAGAAAAGGTCATCACATAA